A part of Geothrix oryzae genomic DNA contains:
- a CDS encoding tRNA (cytidine(34)-2'-O)-methyltransferase, translating into MFHIILHQPEIPQNTGSIGRLCVNNGVKLHLIHPLGFDTSDYYLRRAGLDYWEKLDPTHYADWNDFLARNPAKRLWFFTTKGARRHTQVPWAYGDGLVFGQETVGLPEDLLAAHKDSLLRIPMLGDHHRSLNLAQAAAIGLYEALRQTEGW; encoded by the coding sequence ATGTTCCACATCATCTTGCATCAGCCCGAGATTCCGCAGAATACCGGAAGCATCGGCCGCCTCTGCGTGAACAACGGCGTGAAGCTGCACCTGATCCACCCGCTGGGCTTCGACACCAGCGACTACTACCTGCGCCGGGCGGGCCTGGACTACTGGGAGAAGCTGGATCCCACCCACTACGCCGACTGGAATGACTTCCTGGCCCGGAACCCCGCCAAGCGCCTGTGGTTCTTCACCACCAAGGGCGCCCGCCGGCACACCCAGGTGCCCTGGGCCTATGGCGACGGGCTCGTCTTCGGCCAGGAGACCGTGGGGCTGCCCGAGGACCTGCTCGCGGCCCACAAGGACTCGCTGCTGCGGATCCCGATGCTGGGCGACCACCACCGCAGCTTGAACCTGGCCCAAGCCGCGGCCATTGGCCTTTACGAAGCCCTGCGGCAGACTGAGGGTTGGTAA
- a CDS encoding class I SAM-dependent methyltransferase: protein MTGSGERDYVLGTHREEIERLGLQHRVWRPHVLEGWRRAGITTGSKVLDVGAGPGYATVDLAEIVGPTGEVHAVERSGNFVQHAREICAARGLGQVRVHEQDLMAGPLNVQGMDAAWCRWVASFVSDPAKLAATVARALRPGGVAIFHEYLDYRTWRLAPPCPPLESFVSEVMASWRASGGEPDVALTLPSLLEDAGLAVKRLEPKVFVIPPSDFIWKWPSAFVETNLQRLLELGRVDETWTLAVREALRQAAADPHTLMITPMVLEIVAERRS from the coding sequence ATGACCGGATCGGGTGAGCGCGACTATGTCCTCGGGACCCACCGGGAGGAGATCGAGCGGCTGGGACTCCAGCACCGGGTCTGGCGGCCACATGTCCTGGAAGGCTGGCGCCGCGCCGGGATCACCACCGGTTCGAAGGTCCTCGATGTGGGCGCGGGCCCCGGCTACGCCACGGTGGACCTGGCGGAGATCGTCGGACCGACGGGCGAAGTCCACGCCGTGGAGCGCTCCGGCAATTTCGTGCAGCACGCCCGGGAGATCTGCGCGGCCCGCGGGCTGGGCCAGGTCCGCGTCCACGAGCAGGACCTCATGGCCGGGCCGCTGAATGTGCAGGGCATGGATGCCGCCTGGTGCCGCTGGGTGGCCTCCTTCGTATCCGACCCGGCGAAGCTGGCGGCCACCGTGGCCCGGGCCCTGAGGCCCGGCGGCGTGGCCATCTTCCATGAATATCTGGACTACCGCACCTGGCGCCTGGCCCCGCCCTGCCCGCCCCTCGAGTCCTTCGTGTCGGAGGTCATGGCCAGCTGGCGGGCCTCCGGCGGCGAGCCGGATGTGGCCCTGACCCTGCCCAGCCTGCTCGAGGACGCGGGCCTCGCCGTGAAGCGCCTCGAGCCGAAGGTCTTCGTCATCCCGCCCAGCGACTTCATCTGGAAGTGGCCCTCGGCGTTCGTGGAGACCAACCTCCAGCGATTGCTGGAGCTCGGCCGGGTAGACGAGACCTGGACCCTCGCGGTGCGCGAGGCCCTGCGCCAAGCGGCGGCCGATCCCCACACCCTCATGATCACGCCCATGGTGCTGGAGATCGTGGCCGAACGGCGGAGCTAG
- a CDS encoding NAD(P)H-dependent flavin oxidoreductase: MAESFFKTATLPTLQGWQAPGSLDFQAAFLRAGGWALPRTEAFPDAAKLRERLHELKASMREGAKIGLDLRGLRDSADSVMAAAREAGVAFLLHTAELPPSLAMLKHANMPRLVAVQSPEEGAQAKAGGASALLARACDVAALRFLGLPVMAVADTEAEAKQAMADGAIGLQPRTPSLLDASPLAAFRTRLMAGLDSMAQALVRKGACTLPRLRIRNLDLAYPIQQGGMGVGISWEGLAGAVAREGCVGLVSAIGTGYHGSANPTMRLGRPDGSDSLNPPKALEWIIRAARERSEGRGAVGVNILCAIEGYESAVRASIAGGAQMIVSGAGLPLALPGYVGDADVALVPIVSSGRALQVICKQWQRKYNRLPDAVVLEGPESGGHQGFSHDGCLDPAHTLENILPEVIEERDKWGDFPILVAGGVWDHADIQRFLALGADGVQMGTRFIGTFECDASPIFKEVILRAKAEDIGLMKSPVGLPARGVRTSLQRRIEAGTAPQIRCVSNCLSPCGHGKGAAAVGYCIADRLADAMRGDEESGLFFTGSNGAKLRELVSVRDLIEELTQDPGLQRVYV, translated from the coding sequence CGGCTGCACGAACTCAAGGCCTCCATGCGCGAGGGCGCCAAGATCGGTCTGGACCTCCGGGGCCTGCGGGACAGCGCCGACAGCGTGATGGCCGCCGCCCGCGAGGCCGGCGTGGCCTTCCTACTGCACACGGCGGAGCTGCCGCCCTCGCTGGCCATGCTGAAGCACGCGAACATGCCCCGCCTGGTGGCCGTGCAGAGCCCCGAAGAAGGCGCCCAGGCCAAGGCCGGGGGCGCTTCCGCCCTGCTCGCCCGGGCCTGCGATGTGGCGGCCCTGCGGTTCCTGGGGCTCCCCGTGATGGCGGTGGCCGATACGGAGGCCGAGGCCAAGCAGGCCATGGCCGATGGCGCCATCGGCCTCCAGCCGCGCACGCCTTCGCTGCTGGACGCTTCGCCCCTGGCGGCCTTCCGCACCCGGCTCATGGCCGGCCTGGATTCCATGGCCCAGGCGCTCGTCCGCAAGGGCGCCTGCACCCTGCCGCGCCTGCGCATCCGCAACCTGGACCTGGCCTATCCCATCCAGCAGGGCGGCATGGGCGTGGGCATCTCCTGGGAGGGCCTGGCGGGCGCCGTGGCCCGTGAGGGCTGCGTGGGCCTGGTCTCGGCCATCGGCACGGGCTACCACGGCTCGGCCAACCCCACCATGCGCCTGGGCCGCCCCGACGGTTCCGATTCGCTGAACCCGCCCAAGGCGCTGGAATGGATCATCCGCGCCGCCCGGGAACGCTCCGAAGGCCGGGGCGCCGTGGGCGTGAACATCCTCTGCGCCATCGAAGGCTACGAGTCCGCCGTGCGGGCTTCCATCGCCGGCGGCGCCCAGATGATCGTGTCCGGCGCAGGCCTGCCCCTGGCCCTGCCGGGCTATGTGGGCGACGCGGATGTGGCCCTGGTGCCCATCGTGTCCTCGGGCCGGGCGCTCCAGGTGATCTGCAAGCAGTGGCAGCGGAAGTACAACCGCCTGCCGGACGCCGTGGTGCTGGAAGGCCCCGAAAGCGGCGGCCACCAGGGCTTCAGCCACGACGGCTGCCTGGACCCGGCCCACACTCTGGAGAACATCCTGCCCGAGGTCATCGAGGAGCGGGACAAGTGGGGCGACTTCCCCATCCTGGTGGCGGGCGGCGTGTGGGATCACGCGGACATCCAGCGCTTCCTTGCCCTGGGCGCGGACGGCGTGCAGATGGGTACCCGCTTCATCGGCACCTTCGAGTGCGACGCCTCGCCGATCTTCAAGGAGGTCATCCTCCGCGCCAAGGCCGAGGATATCGGCCTCATGAAGTCCCCGGTGGGCCTGCCCGCCCGGGGCGTGCGGACCTCCCTGCAGCGGCGCATCGAGGCCGGCACGGCGCCCCAGATCCGCTGCGTGAGCAATTGCCTGTCGCCCTGCGGCCACGGCAAGGGCGCCGCCGCCGTGGGCTACTGCATCGCCGACCGCCTGGCCGACGCCATGCGCGGCGACGAGGAGAGCGGCCTCTTCTTCACCGGCAGCAACGGCGCCAAGCTCCGCGAGCTGGTGAGCGTCCGCGACCTCATCGAAGAGCTGACGCAGGATCCAGGCCTGCAGCGGGTCTACGTCTAA
- a CDS encoding histidine triad nucleotide-binding protein produces MSAPASECLFCKIVRKEIPAALVYEDDELLAFKDIFPQAPVHLLIIPKAHCEGLGDLTPEVAALSGRILQLSAQLARDHGVMTGGWRLLSNCGPDAGQTVFHLHFHLLGGKPLGGKLCQ; encoded by the coding sequence ATGAGCGCCCCTGCGAGCGAGTGCCTGTTCTGCAAGATCGTGCGGAAGGAGATCCCCGCCGCCCTGGTGTATGAAGACGATGAGCTGCTCGCCTTCAAGGACATCTTCCCCCAGGCGCCCGTCCATCTGCTCATCATTCCGAAGGCGCATTGCGAAGGGCTGGGCGACCTGACCCCCGAGGTGGCCGCCCTGTCGGGCCGGATCCTCCAGCTCTCCGCGCAGCTGGCGAGGGACCACGGCGTCATGACCGGCGGGTGGCGCCTGCTGAGCAATTGCGGCCCCGATGCGGGCCAGACCGTCTTCCACCTTCACTTCCACCTGCTGGGGGGAAAGCCCCTCGGCGGGAAGCTCTGCCAGTAG
- a CDS encoding division/cell wall cluster transcriptional repressor MraZ, whose translation MLRLRGNSPATVDEKGRLKLPSSFKAELETFAQGEGGRGLREGVSALRHYLTSLDGRSARLYPLPVWEAIEARLAALPSTSPAKRKFLETTAYFGSEVEPDAQGRFVIPPILREAAQLTGEVAVLGQMDHLALWNKAGFERRLAAEPLGADDLAQLADLGI comes from the coding sequence GTGCTGCGACTTCGCGGAAACTCACCGGCCACGGTGGATGAGAAGGGCCGTCTGAAGCTCCCCTCCTCCTTCAAGGCCGAGCTGGAAACCTTCGCTCAGGGCGAAGGGGGCCGGGGTCTGCGCGAGGGCGTTTCCGCCCTGCGGCACTACCTGACTTCGCTGGACGGCCGCTCCGCCCGCCTCTATCCCCTGCCGGTCTGGGAGGCCATCGAGGCGCGGCTGGCCGCCCTGCCGTCCACCAGCCCCGCCAAGCGCAAGTTCCTCGAGACCACCGCCTACTTCGGCAGCGAAGTGGAGCCGGATGCCCAGGGCCGTTTCGTCATCCCGCCCATCCTGCGCGAGGCCGCCCAGCTCACGGGCGAGGTGGCCGTGCTGGGACAGATGGACCACCTGGCCCTGTGGAACAAGGCCGGCTTCGAGCGGCGCCTCGCGGCCGAACCCCTCGGTGCCGACGACCTGGCGCAGCTCGCGGACCTGGGGATCTGA
- the rsmH gene encoding 16S rRNA (cytosine(1402)-N(4))-methyltransferase RsmH, translating to MTIQPPTHVPVLLQEVLDNLVLPPGARVLDLTLGLGGHAEALLGRCDKAASYLGVDRDPEARYLARRRLGDDGRLEILAGNYEDIWTDPQFLAWTGTHAPGGFDAILADLGVSTLQLRTPERGFSFRDEGPLDMRMDTNSGPTALEWIAEQTDESLADAIYQFGEERASRPIARAILRAHGEGRLATTRDLAQAVYTVIPREPAKRKGQSDPATRTFQAIRIAVNGELDRLAAALEAAVSHLRPGGRLAVISFHSLEDRIVKQTLRRLAGTYDGPGRVAPAPLPKILKLIHPGGIAPSEAEAAANPPSRSARLRVAERLP from the coding sequence ATGACCATTCAGCCCCCCACCCATGTCCCCGTCCTCCTCCAGGAGGTGCTGGACAACCTCGTGCTGCCTCCGGGGGCGCGGGTCCTCGACCTGACCCTGGGCCTGGGCGGCCACGCCGAAGCCCTGCTGGGCCGGTGCGACAAGGCCGCCAGCTACCTGGGCGTGGACCGCGATCCCGAGGCCCGCTATCTGGCCCGCCGCCGCCTGGGCGACGATGGCCGCCTGGAGATCCTGGCGGGGAACTACGAGGACATCTGGACCGATCCCCAGTTCCTGGCCTGGACCGGAACCCATGCCCCGGGCGGCTTCGACGCCATCCTGGCGGACCTGGGCGTCTCCACCCTGCAGCTCCGCACCCCGGAGCGGGGCTTCAGCTTCCGGGACGAAGGCCCCCTCGACATGCGCATGGACACCAATTCCGGCCCCACTGCCCTGGAATGGATCGCGGAGCAGACCGACGAAAGTCTGGCCGACGCGATCTACCAGTTTGGCGAAGAGCGTGCCAGCCGGCCCATCGCCCGCGCCATCCTCCGGGCGCATGGCGAAGGCCGGCTGGCCACCACGCGGGACCTGGCCCAGGCCGTCTACACCGTGATCCCGCGCGAACCCGCCAAGCGGAAGGGCCAGAGCGATCCCGCCACCCGGACCTTCCAGGCCATCCGCATCGCCGTGAACGGCGAGCTGGACCGGCTGGCCGCGGCGCTGGAGGCGGCGGTCTCCCACCTGCGGCCCGGCGGCCGCCTGGCGGTCATCAGCTTCCACAGCCTGGAGGACCGCATCGTCAAGCAGACCCTGCGGCGTCTCGCGGGCACCTACGACGGGCCCGGCCGCGTGGCCCCGGCACCGCTTCCCAAGATCCTCAAGCTCATTCATCCCGGTGGCATCGCTCCCAGCGAGGCCGAAGCCGCCGCCAATCCCCCCTCCCGGTCCGCCCGCCTGCGCGTGGCGGAACGGCTCCCCTGA
- the radA gene encoding DNA repair protein RadA — MAKTSPLFECTACGARHPKALGKCTGCGAWDTVQEIRGALKRDLQRAGSAYAQSHYAGPIALPDVEVTDAQRSPTGIAELDRVLGGGVVPGMVALLGGEPGIGKSTLLLQWAATTEGTVLYASGEESERQIKLRAQRLGAENPGIHLLAETDVRRILEEAERMKPDLLLVDSIQTLFDPDFESSAGSVSQVRGCAAMLTRWAKTTGTPLVLVGHVTKDGSLAGPKVLEHLVDTVLAFEGDRHHHHRLLRALKNRFGAAFELGVFAMTEKGLVAAEGNPFFLDAEPRPGCAATVVLSGTRPMVVEIQALVAAAGLGIPRRTALGIDGQRLAMLCAVAERRGGVQLHDRDIYVNVAGGLEIEDPAADLAVIAALCSSAGGRLLAEKCLFMGEVGLTGEVRPVAQLPLRLQEGARLGFSCAAVPRLGLEGKSPLDLFPETSVERLRGKAWLKGIVEE, encoded by the coding sequence ATGGCGAAGACCAGCCCCCTCTTCGAGTGCACGGCCTGCGGCGCCCGCCATCCCAAGGCTCTGGGCAAGTGCACGGGCTGCGGCGCCTGGGACACCGTCCAGGAGATCCGCGGCGCCCTGAAGCGCGACCTCCAGCGGGCCGGGTCCGCCTACGCGCAGAGCCATTATGCGGGCCCCATCGCCCTTCCCGATGTGGAGGTGACGGACGCCCAGCGCAGCCCCACCGGCATCGCGGAGCTGGATCGCGTGCTGGGCGGCGGCGTGGTGCCGGGCATGGTGGCCCTGCTGGGCGGTGAGCCGGGCATCGGCAAGTCCACCCTGCTGCTGCAGTGGGCGGCCACGACGGAAGGCACGGTCCTCTACGCCAGCGGCGAGGAAAGCGAGCGCCAGATCAAGCTGCGGGCCCAGCGTCTCGGCGCGGAGAACCCGGGCATCCACCTGCTGGCCGAAACGGATGTCCGCCGCATCCTCGAGGAAGCCGAGCGCATGAAGCCGGATCTGCTCCTGGTGGACAGCATCCAGACCCTCTTCGATCCCGACTTCGAGAGCAGCGCCGGCAGCGTGAGCCAGGTGCGCGGCTGCGCGGCCATGCTCACCCGCTGGGCCAAGACCACGGGTACGCCCCTGGTGCTGGTGGGCCATGTCACCAAGGACGGCAGCCTCGCCGGACCCAAGGTGCTGGAACACCTGGTGGACACGGTTCTGGCCTTCGAAGGCGACCGGCACCACCACCACCGCCTGCTGCGGGCCCTCAAGAACCGCTTCGGCGCGGCCTTCGAGCTGGGCGTGTTCGCCATGACGGAGAAAGGCCTGGTGGCCGCCGAGGGCAATCCCTTCTTCCTGGACGCCGAGCCCCGGCCCGGCTGCGCCGCCACGGTGGTGCTCAGCGGCACCCGGCCCATGGTGGTGGAGATCCAGGCCCTCGTGGCCGCCGCGGGCCTGGGCATCCCCCGCCGCACGGCCCTGGGCATCGATGGCCAGCGGCTGGCCATGCTCTGCGCCGTGGCCGAACGCCGGGGCGGCGTACAGCTCCACGACCGGGACATCTATGTGAATGTGGCCGGCGGCCTGGAGATCGAGGACCCGGCCGCGGACCTCGCCGTCATCGCCGCCCTCTGCAGCAGCGCCGGCGGCCGCCTCCTGGCCGAGAAATGCCTCTTCATGGGCGAGGTCGGTCTGACCGGAGAAGTCCGCCCGGTGGCCCAGCTTCCCCTGCGCCTGCAGGAGGGCGCGCGCCTGGGCTTCAGCTGCGCCGCCGTGCCCCGCCTGGGCCTGGAGGGCAAGAGCCCCCTCGACCTCTTCCCCGAAACCAGCGTGGAGCGCCTGCGGGGCAAGGCCTGGCTGAAGGGCATCGTGGAGGAGTAG
- a CDS encoding cobalamin B12-binding domain-containing protein: protein MNPAPIRVVIAKPGLDGHDRGAKVVARALRDAGMEVIYTGLRQTPQQIAAAVVQEDARVLGMSILSGAHNQIFPEVLRLLREQGADDVLVFAGGIIPDEDIPALKAQGIREIFQPGTNTDDIVAFIRREIPN from the coding sequence ATGAACCCAGCGCCGATCCGCGTCGTCATCGCCAAGCCCGGCCTCGACGGGCATGACCGCGGCGCCAAGGTGGTGGCGCGCGCCCTGCGGGATGCGGGCATGGAGGTGATCTACACCGGCCTGCGACAGACGCCGCAGCAGATCGCCGCCGCCGTGGTGCAGGAGGATGCCCGCGTGCTCGGCATGAGCATCCTCAGCGGCGCCCACAACCAGATCTTCCCCGAGGTGCTGCGCCTGCTGAGGGAGCAGGGCGCGGACGATGTGCTGGTCTTCGCCGGCGGCATCATCCCCGACGAGGACATCCCCGCCCTCAAGGCCCAGGGCATCCGCGAGATCTTCCAGCCCGGCACGAACACCGACGACATCGTGGCCTTCATCCGGCGCGAGATCCCGAACTGA